The genomic window ACCTCCCATCTCGGGCACGACGCCTTCAACTGGCTCGATCCCGAATACAAGAAGTGGGCCAAGAGCAAATGGCCGAATGCGCCGATCGTGAAATGGGATGGCCGGAACTACACGCGGACGCAACCGAAGATCACCGGCGACAAGGGTGAGTATGAGACGCACGGCACCATCACGGAACCGGGGATCCATCACCACATCAATTATATCGACTACCAGATCTGGCTCTATCGGCGGAAGCTCGAGCAGATGGGCATCGCCGACAATACGGTCATCATTATTTGCGCCGACAACGGCACCAGCGGATACGGGAAGATCAGCCCGGAAATCCAGAAGGGTTGCCACGTTCCCATGATCATCCATGCACCAGGCATGAAAAAACACGGCAAGCAGGAGGTGCTGATGAGTGTGGCGGACGTTATGCCGACCATTGCCGACCTGGTCGGCTTCAAGATTCCGGACGATTATAAGATCGATGGAATAAGCATGGTTCCGTTCCTGTTCTCCGACCAGCAAGAGCACCGCGACTGGATCTACACCTACCGCGGGCCGGAACAGTTCATTCGCGGAAGAAAAGTGCTTAAGGATGGACGGGGGAAATGGTTCGATGTCTCCACGGACCAGGACGACCTGATCAGTTTCGACGAAATCAAGGACTGGGGTTCGGTGCTTGAGGTGCATCGCGCCGAGCAGGAAAAGCTGTTGGAAATTCTTCCGCAATACGATCTCTATTTCGACGAATACAATGAGCCGGGCGTTCCGGATGATCCGCAACGCAAGATGAAAAAATATTACCGGATGTCGAAGGATTAAAGGCAGGGGACCAACCCATGAACCTTAATTCGGGAATGGAACCACGGATGAACACGGATGAACGCTGATATTCAAGTAGATACAAAATTTGTTCCACCTCCCCGTGGGTTGGATATCGGTTATGCACCTCCTGTTTGGGTATCTATGTTTATCCGCGTTCATCTGTGGTTCATTTACGTTTCTAGGATGAAGAGCATGGTTTTCAAATGGGGCGTCGTTGCCTTTGTACTGGGTGCGGGGGTGGCCGGGCCTCGGGCCGAAGTGGTGCTGCCGAATCTATTCAGCAACCACATGGTGCTGCAGCGCAATCTGCCCAATCCAGTCTGGGGCAAGGCCGATCCCGGTGAAAGGGTGACGGTGGAATTCGCCGGGCAGAAATACGAAACGGTTGCCGATGCACAAGGCGACTGGCGCATAAAGCTGAGCGCCATGCCCGCGAATGCTAAGCCGCAGATTCTTCGGGTTTCAAGTGTCCAGTCTCAAGTGTCCATCACCGACGTCCTCGTCGGCGAGGTGTGGATGTGCTCCGGACAATCCAATATGGGGTGGGCGATCGACAACATCAACGATGCCGACATGGAGGTGGCTACGGCCGACTATCCGCATATCCGGTTGCTGCAGGTTCCGCATGTCGGGACGCAGGAGCCGCAGTTCAACATCGACGCCCAATGGAAGCTCTGCACGCCGGAGAACGTGAAGGGTTTTACCGCGCCGGGCTATCTGTTCGGGCGGCAGCTGCACACGGTGCTGAAGGTGCCGGTCGGGCTGATCTACAACGCCTGGGGCGGTTCCGATCTGGAGGCGTGGCTGCCGCGTAAGGTGCTCGAAGAGGCCGGACAGGATGAATACCTGGCCGAATGGGATGAATATCTTTCAACGTATACCGACGCGACGCTGGCGAACGATGCGGTGGAATATGAAAAGTGGCTCGCCGCCGGGAAGCCGGGGGCGAAGCGTTGGCCGCCGGTGGATGTCCGCACGGCGCAGAAGCGCCCGGCCAACATCTACAACGGCAAGCTGCATCCGACCATCGGCTACGGCATGAAGGGCGTCATCTGGTGCCAGGGCGAGAGCAACATTGGCCGCGCCTATGAATACCGTGCACTCTTCCCGCTGCTGATCAACTCCTGGCGTGAATGGTGGGGACAGGGCGACTTTCCGTTTTACTGGATTCAGCTGGCCGACCACAACGACGAGAAGCCGGAGCCGGGCGAGAGCTACTGGGCCGAGCTGCGCGAGGCACAGACGATGGCGCTGCAGCTTCCAAACACTGGAGAAGCCGTGGTGATCGATCTCGGCGAAGCGCGCGACATCCACTACCGCAACAAGCAGACGACTGCGGCGCGCCTTGTCCGCCACGCGCTGGCCAAGGACTATGGCTACAAGATCGCCACCGAGAGTCCGCGTTTCCAATCCATGGAAATCGAGGGGAGCAAAGCGGTTTTAACATTCGACCACGTCGCCACGCACCTCTATGCCTTCGATGTTCCCGAGGTGAAGGGCTTTGCCATAGCCGGTGCGGATAAAACGTTTGTTTGGGCCGAAGCAAGGATGGTTGGAAAAAACACGGTCGAGGTCTGGTCGGAAAAAGTTCCGGAACCGGTGGCGGTGCGCTATGGCTGGGCGGACAATCCGGTGGTCAATCTCTACGACCGCAACAGCCTGCCGGTCACCCCGTTCCGCACCGACGACTGGCCGGTGGGAACCATGGGTAAAAAGACACTCTATAGAAGGTGAGTATATAAATCTGAAATCCGCATGAGGAATATCATGCTCGAACATTTGGAGAAAAAATCATGAAATGGATTGTTGCGGCGCTGGCAGTTTTCATTGGGTGTGCGGGGTATGCATCGGACATCAGGCAGCCTAACATCGTCATGGTGATGGTGGACGACCTGGGGCTGTACGACCTCAACTGCTACGGCTACAAGGCGGTTGACACGCCGAACGCGAACAAGCTGGCGGAGGAGGGGATGTTCTTCAGCAATGCCTATGCCGGATCGACGGTGTGCACGCCATCGCGCGCAGCGGTGATCAGCGGGCAGGCGCCTGCGCGCCTGCACCTGACCAACCATATTTCGAATCAGCACTTCGCGCCCGAGAATCCCATTCTGCTCAACGCGCCTGAGGTGACGGCGCTTCCGCCGGAAACCGTCACCTTTGCCGAGAAGCTGCGCGACAACGGCTACTCCTGCGGCTTTTTTGGCAAGTGGCATTTGTCGCGCCAGAAGCCCGACGCCAGCAACCGGGTGGTCGACGAACGCACCCAGCCGGATAACCAGGGGTTTGAAAACAACGTCGGCGGCAATGGCAATGGCGGCCCGCCCGGCGGATGGTTTTCGCCGTATAAAAACCCCTACCTCCCGAACGGCCCCGAAGGCGAATACCTGCCCGAGCGTCTCGCCAATGAAGCGGTGGCCTACATGGAAGCCAACAAGGACAAGCCCTTCCTGATCGCGATGTGGAACTATACCGTCCATTCACCGATCGAAACCACGCAGGAACTGACCGATAAATACAAGGCCCGCAAGCAGGCGGGCGCGAAGGTCGGCAATCCGGTCTATGCCGGCATGGTCGAGGCGGCCGACAACGTGCTCGGTCGCCTGCTGCAAAAAATCGATGAGCTCGGACTGCGGGACAACACGCTCGTGATGCTGACTTCCGACAACGGCGGCTTTAATTACGGGGTCACCGACCATCCCCCGCTGCGCGGGACAAAGAGCTGGCTTTTTGAGGGCGGCCTGCGCATTCCGCTCATCGTGCGCTGGCCGGGAAAGGTTAAGCCGGGGAGCGTCAGCGAGGAGCGCGTAACGCACCTCGACTTTTTCCCGACCTTCATGGAGGCGGCCGGCATTGCGGTCGGGCCGGATCAGATCCTCGACGGCGAGAGCATGGTTCCTGTTCTGGCCGGCACGGGCGGCATGCAGCGCGACGCCGTCTACTTCCACTACCCGAACTATGCCTGGCATGCGAAGAACCGGCTCGGCGGCGCGATCATTCAAGGGGATTTCAAGTTGCTCAACTGGTATGACGACGACTCGGTCGAGCTCTATAACCTGAAAAATGATCCGAGTGAAAAACAGGATCTCGCCGCGCGAAACCCCGAGCTGGCCGAGCGTCTGAAGCGCAAATTTAAAAAATGGCTGAAGGATGTGGATGCCAACATGCCGGTAGAAAATCCGGAGCATCGGGATGCGGGAGAACGTTCGTGAAAAAAGCATTTGCCATCGGGGCCGGGGTACTGGCGGTCGGGAGTGCCGCCGCTGCATTTGAGGCAAACTTCCAATCCCTGGATCAACATCAGGCACCGGAGTGGTTTAAGGATGCCAAGTTCGGGATCTATACCCACTGGACGCCGACCACGATGGGAAATGAGATCGCCGGCGTCGGGTGGTATCCCTTCTTCATGTATGCGGATGTCTCGATCGAGCGAAGCAGTGGAGAGGGCAAACGGCAGGGGGAGCCGACGGAAGTCAACACCGGCCCGCACTGGGCCTATACCGAGCATGTTAAAAAATACGGCGATCCCTCCGCGTTCGGTTGGAAAGATCTGCTGAAAACCTTTCAGCCGAAATCGTTCGATGCGGCGGAATGGGCGGAGCTGTTTCAGGAAGCCGGGGCCCGCTTTGCCGGGCCGGTGGCGATTCATCACGATGGCTATGCGATGTGGGACAGCCAGGTGACGCGGTGGTGCGCGCAGCAGCAGGCCGGCTTTGATCCGTCGAATCAACTTGAACGTGAAATCCGCAGGCGCGGCATGAAATATATCGCCTCGTTCCACCACAGCCATACCTGGCGCTATTTTCTGCCGTCCTACCGCCACGACGGTGCGGATCCGGAATTTGTGGATCTCTATTTTGAACCGCATCAATACGGCGATCCGTTGTCGCCGCGTTTCAAGAAATGGTGGCGCGGTCTGCTGGATGAATACATCGAAAAATACAGCCCGGACATGATCTGGCTGGACATGGGCACGCGCGATATTCCGGATGACATGATGTATTCCTTTCTGGCCGATTACTACAACCACGGTCTGAGCGAAGAGAAGGAAGTGGCGACGACGGTCAAAAGCTATTCGCCGTATCTGCCCGGCGCGATCGTCGACTACGAGAAAGGCCGGGTAAAGGATCTGCAGGAAAAACCCTGGTTGACGGATGATACCGTTGCGCCGGGTTGGTTCCATTCGGGCCGACCGGGCGTGAAGACCGCCAACGATGTCATCGATATTCTCGCGGACATTGTCAGCAAGAACGGATGCCTGCTGCTGAATGTCGGCCCGACGTCGGATGGCGTGATCCCCGAGGAAGAGAAACAGATTCTGCGCACGGTTGGTACCTGGTTGAAGGTCAACGGTGAAGCGATATACGGCACCCGTCCATGGCATACGGCAGGCGAAGGCCCCACCGTTATCAAGGAATCGAAGGGCTTTCTGAAAAACCTGCACTATACCGCCGAAGATATCCGCTACACCCGCACGAAAGATAACCGGACGGTTTATGCCATCGTTTTGGACAAGCCGGAGGGGTCTCTGTTGATGAAGGTGGTGCGCGGTACAGACGCAATAAAAACCGTTTCGCTACTCGGTTATGACGGCGGGATCAAATGGGTGCAGGAAGCCGACGGACTGCGTGTGAGCATTCCGCAAAGCATAACGCCAGCCCATGCATATGTTTTTAAATTAAACCCATAGGCCGCACGCATGATGAAATGGAAATCAAACATAGTAATAGCCGGGGCCGTGCTCTTGTCCTGTTGGTCAGCGGCTTCAAAAGGAGAGCATGAAATGAGCGCGGAACTTCCTTCTGCTGTATATCTGAACATTAAGGATTTCGGGGCCAAGGGGGATGGCAAGAGCGATGACACCCCCGCATTGCTGAAAGCAATGGAGCAGGCAACGTCCGGGAATGGAACCATCTGGTTCCCGACTGGCACCTACTGCATCCACCCGGTCAAGGTTCCTTCGCATATTGCGCTGCGGGGCGACTCCAACTGGGGCTATGAAAACAAGGGAAAGAAGGATCCGGACTTCGAGGGACGCACGACGCTCAAGGCGCTCTCCGGCAACGCCCGGGCCTTGCTTGATTGCCACGATACGCGCGGAACGCGCATCATCGGCCTGACCTTGGATGGAAATAAGCAGGGCGAATCGATGCATGGCATCTATGCCCGCCATACCGGGTGCGAGCTGCACCTGGTGGTTGAGGATTGCCGGATCAACCATTTCACCGGTTCCGGCATTCGGCTGGAGAAGGCCTGGGTGTTCGCCGTCCGCCGCTGCCTGGTCATGTGGAACGGCGAACACGGGATCGACTGCACCGGCGGATATGACGGTTGGGTGATGGATACCATGCTGACGGCCAATGCCGGCGCCGGTTTTTATGCTGGAGGCGAGGCGCCGAAAGGCATGGAGGAAAAAGAAAAGAAGGCCATCGGGTTTTTTGGAAGCGCATCGGTGATGCTGACGGCCAACCGGATCGAGTGGAACCGCGCGGGCGGCATTGTTCTGAATAAATCAAACTCCATGCAGATCAACGGGTGTTCGATCGACCATAATTTCGGCCCCGGAATCATGATGATCGATTCGACGGCCAACACCATTACCGGATCCAAGATCCGCACCAACGGAGTGGATTGCGAGGGCGAATTGAGCTGCCAGATTCATCTGGAAGACTGCAAGGGCACCGTCGTTACCGGCAACACCTTGTGGGGGTGGTTCGACCGTGGGGAGCATGACTACAAGGATGCCGACCCGCTATACGGGATCATCGTCAAAAACCTGACCGGCTGCGTGGTTGCGCAGAACGCCATGTTTGAAAGTTCCAGTATCGAAGGCATTCGCGACCACGGCGGACACGAATCGACCGTTTTCGAAAACAACACCTACGTGAAGCCGAACATCCGGATAAAAAAATAAGGCTCAAGTCCTGTTTAGAATGGAGCTGAATAAACTTCCAAGACCACGGTGCTCACCCGTCCGCCATCATCGGGGAAGGTGAGGTTGATTTCGTTGTCTGTCCGAATCAGGCCGGCGGGCAGGGGAACCGGCATGGCTCCAAAGAACCCGCCTTTCCGGTTGGCCTGATCGGAGCCCATCCAATCATTGGGAAACTCAACGGGTTGTCCGTTAATGGTCAGCCGGGGTGTTTTGCTTAAGTCGTGTTCGCGGGCGAGCCCAATGCGCAGGGTGCCCGTCGAGGATTCATTTGCATTCACGCCGTTAATATGGAAGGAAATATTCTGATCCGCGACAATCGGCTGAAGATAGGAGGAACTGTAGTAGATTGTTGTCTTCACCGAGCGCTGAGGAACCAGCGGCGCGGAATAGGTCACATGCAA from Pontiella desulfatans includes these protein-coding regions:
- a CDS encoding sialate O-acetylesterase, encoding MVFKWGVVAFVLGAGVAGPRAEVVLPNLFSNHMVLQRNLPNPVWGKADPGERVTVEFAGQKYETVADAQGDWRIKLSAMPANAKPQILRVSSVQSQVSITDVLVGEVWMCSGQSNMGWAIDNINDADMEVATADYPHIRLLQVPHVGTQEPQFNIDAQWKLCTPENVKGFTAPGYLFGRQLHTVLKVPVGLIYNAWGGSDLEAWLPRKVLEEAGQDEYLAEWDEYLSTYTDATLANDAVEYEKWLAAGKPGAKRWPPVDVRTAQKRPANIYNGKLHPTIGYGMKGVIWCQGESNIGRAYEYRALFPLLINSWREWWGQGDFPFYWIQLADHNDEKPEPGESYWAELREAQTMALQLPNTGEAVVIDLGEARDIHYRNKQTTAARLVRHALAKDYGYKIATESPRFQSMEIEGSKAVLTFDHVATHLYAFDVPEVKGFAIAGADKTFVWAEARMVGKNTVEVWSEKVPEPVAVRYGWADNPVVNLYDRNSLPVTPFRTDDWPVGTMGKKTLYRR
- a CDS encoding sulfatase, with the protein product MKWIVAALAVFIGCAGYASDIRQPNIVMVMVDDLGLYDLNCYGYKAVDTPNANKLAEEGMFFSNAYAGSTVCTPSRAAVISGQAPARLHLTNHISNQHFAPENPILLNAPEVTALPPETVTFAEKLRDNGYSCGFFGKWHLSRQKPDASNRVVDERTQPDNQGFENNVGGNGNGGPPGGWFSPYKNPYLPNGPEGEYLPERLANEAVAYMEANKDKPFLIAMWNYTVHSPIETTQELTDKYKARKQAGAKVGNPVYAGMVEAADNVLGRLLQKIDELGLRDNTLVMLTSDNGGFNYGVTDHPPLRGTKSWLFEGGLRIPLIVRWPGKVKPGSVSEERVTHLDFFPTFMEAAGIAVGPDQILDGESMVPVLAGTGGMQRDAVYFHYPNYAWHAKNRLGGAIIQGDFKLLNWYDDDSVELYNLKNDPSEKQDLAARNPELAERLKRKFKKWLKDVDANMPVENPEHRDAGERS
- a CDS encoding alpha-L-fucosidase, which encodes MKKAFAIGAGVLAVGSAAAAFEANFQSLDQHQAPEWFKDAKFGIYTHWTPTTMGNEIAGVGWYPFFMYADVSIERSSGEGKRQGEPTEVNTGPHWAYTEHVKKYGDPSAFGWKDLLKTFQPKSFDAAEWAELFQEAGARFAGPVAIHHDGYAMWDSQVTRWCAQQQAGFDPSNQLEREIRRRGMKYIASFHHSHTWRYFLPSYRHDGADPEFVDLYFEPHQYGDPLSPRFKKWWRGLLDEYIEKYSPDMIWLDMGTRDIPDDMMYSFLADYYNHGLSEEKEVATTVKSYSPYLPGAIVDYEKGRVKDLQEKPWLTDDTVAPGWFHSGRPGVKTANDVIDILADIVSKNGCLLLNVGPTSDGVIPEEEKQILRTVGTWLKVNGEAIYGTRPWHTAGEGPTVIKESKGFLKNLHYTAEDIRYTRTKDNRTVYAIVLDKPEGSLLMKVVRGTDAIKTVSLLGYDGGIKWVQEADGLRVSIPQSITPAHAYVFKLNP
- a CDS encoding right-handed parallel beta-helix repeat-containing protein; protein product: MSAELPSAVYLNIKDFGAKGDGKSDDTPALLKAMEQATSGNGTIWFPTGTYCIHPVKVPSHIALRGDSNWGYENKGKKDPDFEGRTTLKALSGNARALLDCHDTRGTRIIGLTLDGNKQGESMHGIYARHTGCELHLVVEDCRINHFTGSGIRLEKAWVFAVRRCLVMWNGEHGIDCTGGYDGWVMDTMLTANAGAGFYAGGEAPKGMEEKEKKAIGFFGSASVMLTANRIEWNRAGGIVLNKSNSMQINGCSIDHNFGPGIMMIDSTANTITGSKIRTNGVDCEGELSCQIHLEDCKGTVVTGNTLWGWFDRGEHDYKDADPLYGIIVKNLTGCVVAQNAMFESSSIEGIRDHGGHESTVFENNTYVKPNIRIKK